In the genome of Megalops cyprinoides isolate fMegCyp1 chromosome 18, fMegCyp1.pri, whole genome shotgun sequence, the window aaaaaaacaggagcgCAGTACAAGGGGCAATAAGGAGCAATGTTGCAGTAAGGACTCAGATGAGGATGAGTACCACTATGTGGAAGACAAGGAGGAAGCTCTGTCTGTACACATCCGGCCAGCAAGACCGTTCACCTGCGACTCAGACTATGCTGGTGAGAACCAGTCCTGCCTGCGCTACATCCAGGAAattcatttgctttgctttgctttgctgccCAATCAATTAGTATTGACAAGATGACACACATATCATAGAATTTATAATTTACAAAGATATGCTAACTCTAAATGACTCAGTCTCTGAACCTAAATTAATCTGAGGGCAGAATAGGAACAAGAGAAGTAGCCATCatgctttttaataaaaaatttttaaaaaaggaaaagtctTGTGTGACTatagcaccccctgctggaaaATGCTGCCGTTCATAGAGCGAGGTGCTGAGAGAAGTAGGTGCACGGATTCACTGAACGGTGGTCTTGCTGTTATCCCGCTGTTTCTGAGTTTGGGAACTCCTACagcattctgtttaaaaatgtataaaagaaaataaaaatacataaccacaaattcttttttttcttttctttccaattcagaaaaaataaatatgcacacaaaagATCAACATCGCCAGAACTtagctttgtttaaaaaaaaaaaaaaaagtatgtttaaTAAATTGTAGATTCACTGGGTGCTCCTCAAATGTTTTAATCGCAGTGATTCCATCAGAAATGCGTGTTGTGCTTGTGCTTCCTGCCTGCCACCTAGTGTTCATAGCACAGTAGTGGccttgaagaaagaaaaaaatattgtcgGAGTGCAataccaccactactactactactactactagtagtagtagtaataataataatagtaataatagtatattttttgttttagacAGAAGATATTACAGGTCCCCATCACCACAGTTGTGTTCTCCAGAAGTGGCTGTGAGTACTGAGCGTCCTATTATACAGCCTTAACTGAATAACACCTAAAGTATATCTTCTTATTCTTCACGTaatgtttgaaatattgttTGTAGAAGAGCCCGGACACCCCTCCCAGACTCCCCACACGAAATATTCCAGGTAATAAATTTGTTTATTATAAattcattaatataatttacTATAGTAACTTCCAAGTGACTTCCAACTTCACAGGGGATGTTCTTTGGTCTTGATTCATGATCAAGTGTGAACCTTTGGGATGTGGAAAAcactactacaactacaacacTATTACAATACTAATTTGACACTTTAATCTTTTAGCAGCAAGTGAGCTGAAGTTTCCACTGTAGATGAAACAGAGTAACCTCCCAGTCCCTGTCAACCAAGTTGTGCTTCAAACTCATGTTATTCCCCTGTCATTGACTCTACCCATAGACATTATTAGTTTAGCTGGAAAAATAACCCCTTGAACTGATCAGTTGGTGGTTATGTTTAATGCTTTTGGACTTTTGCAACAATTATTTGAAAGgtcataaatgtgtgtgtctgtgtgtgtgcgattaATTTTTGCCTCTTGTTTTTACTCTGGGAAAACAGGGCCGTCAGTAAACCGGGATCTGAAGCCAGGCAAAAAGCAAAGCCTTCAGCTCAGTGAGTGATTGGattcactgtgtcagtgtggtttTGCCTCCACATATTTTTGTAAAGGTTTCTGCATAGTTCCTGCAGACACAAAGTGATACTGTAACGCATCAGTTGAAATACCTTTCGTTTAAAAGatgatatatacacatacacatgcataaacttgcacacacccctgcacaatcaaaaacaagaacacacacacgaacaacaacaagaacaagacaaaaacaagaacacatgtgaacacacacacgcgcacacacacacacacacacacgcatagcCTCTCCTCAGTCTAAAACAGGCAGACTCACGTATGCACATGAActcacagatgaacacacacacgcacacacacacacacacacacacacacacacagacagacagacacacacacacacacacacacacacacacacacacacacgcatagcCTCTCCTCAGTCTAAAACAGGCAGACTCACGTATGCACATGAActcacagatgaacacacacacgcacacacacacacacacacacacacacacagacagacagacagacagacagacacacacacacacacacacacacacacgcacagcctcTCCTCAGTCTAAAACAGGCAGACTCACGTATGCACATGAActcacagatgaacacacacacgcacacacagacagacagacagacacacacacacacacacacacacacacacgcatagcCTCTCCTCAGTCTAAAACAGGCAGACTCACGTATGCACATGAActcacagatgaacacacacacacacacacacacacacacacacacacacacacacatgtgttcGTGTTCATTTTAGCGGCCATACTGCTGGtatttcacagtgctgtgttacaggCAGAGTCTACCGGACAGTCTACATTCccttctgtgtctgtggtagtatccctccccctctccccacccacATGTTTTTCAAAGGACTTCAGCATGGACCTATTGCCCTGCTTTTTCTGTACCTGAGGAATGAGGTTAAATTCACACGGACATGTATTTACGTATACACATGCTCctcaaatgtgttttgtgatgAGACATgatgttaatgttttttccttgttaaaCATCTTCcacagatgaaagaaaaaaagcaatggacTCTTGTCTTCAGGTACTGTGACAAAAGGATTGTGAGAGTCGTCAATATTTTAACTGCTctctcaaccaatcagagctctGGATTACTAGTAATTAGTCAACTAGAGCATTCTGTCCTGCAAATAGAGCATTCTGTCCTGCAGTCGTCAGTGTTTGAATACCATGATCATTACTGAGGTGCACTTTTGTTTAATCTCTTTCAGGACGTGCTGCCCCCTCCAAGGTAATGCCTCTATTAGATCAGCTTACTAAGTAACATTTGTCTCATTGGTTGGATTATCCGCTGGACAACACCACATGGAAAAGCTCCAAGGCCAAATGCTTCATAAATCCACTTCTGCAGCAACTTCATCCAATCAATTCCTTCATCCCGTTCCTCTTCTATGTTAGTGATACATTACCAGGGttctaaaaatacacagaaagcAGATTGATTTTACCTTAATGATTAGAATGCAACATGTATCAGTGCAAAGGTTAATGTGCCTGAGCAATGCTCAGTTCAGCTTTTGGGAGTGTATGCGGTGTGGTGTGGAGAATTTTACTGATATGAGTCAAGGTCTTTTACCCTAAAAACACAAGGCTACGTTTAAATATGTCTGTGGTCTGTCACCAAGGGCATTTCTCACATGCAACTTtcagcagatgtttttttaGTTAAATTAATGGTTTTCATGGACACCAGTGCCCAGCACACTCTTGAAAGAATAATAATAGTTTAATTTTGATGAGCATATATACTGTAGTGGTTTATTTCAACTGCTTGTTGACTCTTTTGGCTACAAGAAATCCAATTACTGTTGGTTTTGATTGTTGTCTGgctataacaaaaatatttaacactGGCTTTTACTATAATGAGCCTGTTTGTCATAGATTTTACTGAACTTTGGCTATAAAAAGTTTTGTTAGTTTTGACTGTTTTTGACTCAGTCTGATGAACGCAGTCAGGACACACTAGAAATATCCACTCCAACCTGTTCTCAAGGGTGTGCTTTGAGCAAAAGCCTAAAAGAACCTGTTTAACAGCCTCTTCTCTCATTTTACGGTCTGTTTGCAGATGGACGTGAGTGGGTATTCAGAAGTTGCAGTGGGAGGTCACCTCAACTGATTTATGAcataaattatgttttcttATTCATGCATGTCATGACATGAACACAGGTTGTTTGAGCTGTTGTTGAGAAATGTTGTACAGGCATAAAGAAAAGGTCATTCTTATTTCAGGCATTCTAAATTTGGTTGTCTGTCCCTTTCCAGACCCCCAAAACGCACCCCCAAGGAGGCAAGGCCCCCTCTCCCCAACCCAGAGTCCCCCAGAGTGAGGCATGAGGCTCCAGATGAAAAGCCCTGCAAACCAGAGTGAGACTGACAGCACCCCAGAAACATGTCACAACATGCCTCTAGCGCCCCAAAAATATGTCACAACATGCGTCTAGCACCCCAAAAACATGTCACAACATGCTTCTAGCACCCCAAAAACATGTCACAACATGCCTCTGTGGCAAGTGACTCCACTCCCATAAAATCTTTCAAAGCTTCCTCTGACTGTCACCAAGAGCATCTTTAATTTTAACACTAGAACCTTTAATGTTTTTCCCCAGTGTTGCCTTTTTTATGTTGATATTCAAAACAGTATGAATAATTTtcttgaaaataattaaataaagtgACAGATGCAGCATGAATATTTGTTACTGATGCACACAAGCTTACTCACTGTGAATCGCTAATGTTATTTTGCAAATTTGTTTCCACAACCAGAAACCAGCCTCTGCAACCTTCGTTTGttaatcaaatacatttttatacagtgaATTTAAGATGAACGATGTTTTATGAACAACTGATAAGTGTTTAATAACTCATTTTGGTAGAGGGAGTATGTCTAAAAccataaaaaagtaaatgaaaaagtaataataaaccATTTAATTTATCCCCACAGGTCAAGAGGACAGAAAAATGTAAGTTAAAATGCAATCAGTGATCTAAATGCAAGATAACAATCAGTCTTATTCACATAATCATCAGGACCAAACAGCACCATATCTTGTGCTCTTCAGCAAATACTACACGCCATTTCTAATCATATTCCGAGGTGAAGACATTAAACTTGTCCCACTCTTCCTTTTAGGCAATGGCCAAGAGACACTTAAAAGGTAAAATACTTGCTCTTAAGTATGCACGTTGCAGCTGGTGAAATTATATATGGATGGTTTAGTAATATCACCCTAAAACATTCTAATTTCTTGCTGTATAAAATGCATGTATCCATACATTTGCTAATACAAGAGATATAAACCTGTTCATAGCTATTAGTATCCTCAGTATACTGCACATCTTTGAGCACTAAATTTTTCACTTAATATGTTAACTATTAGGTAATAGTGACTCTGATTTTCTCAAGGAATGAAAAGAGAAACCCCTCCCCTCTTTTCATCTTTCTCCCAAGACCTGGAATTCTGCAAGGTCAAGGACTCACGGTACAGCGCAATGACCGCACCAGACCATTCTGCCTCAGTTATAATACCACTGACTCCTGCGTTTGGTTCTGTAAACGTACACACTTGTGCTTTGCGTGCGTGTAGTCAGTTGTATgaaattttctttatttgtaaaCGTTAATACTACCTTTTTTTACCCCTTGAACTCTATCAGGTCATTGCAGAACCCGTCACATCATTCACCaggtatatttttttttgtaagttttaaGGGTGAATGGTGACGTGAGAAAGACTGAGAGGCCTGTTGTAATTATTATGCATCCTTATGGTTCTCTCTACACTTCATATATCCATAGTCATATGAGAGAAAAGAATTCTTGATAGAGATATAGAACCCTATATCAATCTCCATTTAGTTCCTTAATGTCAATGGATGTAGTAAATGATTTCCTACTCtttagtatttattatttatttataattgtttAATTCGAAAACAGACATGAGGGGGTATTCAGTCTAACCATTATAGCGCTTTAATCTTAACTTTTAgtaaagcatattttttttacctgttcctacccttttttttcaaatttcagtcACCATCAGGCTTGAGATAATGTATAAGAATCTGTCAGAAATGTTAGAAATGGATTGGTGGTTctaagttaaggacaaagcaatCAGAATGACTGCCCTCTCCCTACTTTGACTGTGTTAAAAATGCTTGCATTTGACAGCAGGGGAAAACCACAAAGGCAAGCAGCGCCATCATGAATGGCCGCAGACCAGAGGAGACATGAACAATTACCGACACGTGGCCAAACCCAGGCCGCCCCAGGTGAAGCCCCGCACCTCTCAGACACACTGTGTCACCAAACAAACAAGGCCACAcccaaaattcattttaataaatctCAAAGccaatgttatttttgtgttgtcagaaaactgaaaaattgctATTGCAacgacacagacacacacacacatcagtaaATCATTCATGACTGTGAAGATGGTAGCAGCTACATGAAGAATTGGTATTAAATCAGATCTCAAATCAGAAAACAATGCTCAACTGATCATGCAACTGCTACATCAGGAGACTACAGCAATGTGAAACACAAcggagaaagagaaacaggagcTGTGGACTGCATGACCCAGTCTGAAAGTTTTCTCACTCACCTGCACTGCCACCAGCAAGTAGAGGGAACTCCTACAGCTATGCCAAAGCC includes:
- the LOC118793540 gene encoding cytokine-dependent hematopoietic cell linker, translating into MGRASCKAKKMLFGQKERSTRGNKEQCCSKDSDEDEYHYVEDKEEALSVHIRPARPFTCDSDYADRRYYRSPSPQLCSPEVAKSPDTPPRLPTRNIPGPSVNRDLKPGKKQSLQLRMKRETPPLFSSFSQDLEFCKVKDSRSLQNPSHHSPAGENHKGKQRHHEWPQTRGDMNNYRHVAKPRPPQTSDNRNWYIGACERVDAEHALHLMNKDGAFLVRDHSKCTVKEPFVLSLFYSNRVFNIKIRFIESIHKYALGTGLRTNDVFDSVDEIIKFHMIFPIVLINGKDQSVQRRCTLTHPLTKEDFDQILG